AACGACATGGTCTTGGAGAGTGAAGTAAGTAATGTAGATGTGGaaaattctaaaaatttGCCTGCCTCTCCAGTCTCAGAAGCTCCAAAACCATTGGATAACCAGAATGAGGATGATAATCAATCTAATACCACTTCATTGGAAGCAAGTGGAGCCATAGACGATGGTGATGCTGCTGCTTCTGCAATTGATTATACCAACATTCCACCAGCGCCAGCTCCTCCAGCCGAACCTGATATGAATAATTTGCCAGCTAATCCAATTCCAAAGCATCAACAAAAACATGCCCTGATGTCAATTAAAGCAGTCAAACGATTAAAAGATGCTAaaccatttttattaccAGTCGACCCAGTTGCTCTAAATATCCCACATTATTACAACAAGATCCAAAGGCCGATGGATTTAATGACAATCgagaaaaaattaacagTAGATGCTTATGATTCTCCAGAAAAAATCACTgaagattttaatttaatggTTCAAAACTGTATTGTATTCAACGGTCCTACTTCTGGGATTGCTCAAATGGCAAGAAATATCCAAGCTGCTTATGAAAAACATATGTTAAATATGCCTTCTAAAGACAGCGAACCTTTAAAACAgacaagaaaaagaaaacaggATGAGGATGCTCCAGTCATTATTAGACGTGCACAAACACATAACGGGAGACCAAAGAGGGAAATACACCCTCCTAAGTCAAAGGATATTTATCCAGTAGAGAATGAGAAACCAAAATCCAAGAAATTACAACAAGCGATGAGATTCTGTCAAGGTATTGTAAAGGAATTAACATCTAAAAAATATGCGTCATTCAACTATCCATTTTTGGAACCAGTTGATCCTGTTGCAATGAACATTCCTACATATTTTGATTACGTTAAAGACCCAATGGATTTAAGTACTGTTACTAAGAAGTTGAACAATTGGGAGTATAAGTCATTAGAGGAATTCGAAAGTGATGTTAAATTAGTCTTCCACAACTGTTATGCTTTTAACCCAGATGGTACTATCGTTAACATGATGGGTCATAGATTAgaagaaattttcaatgcTAAATGGGTAGACAGACCAATTTTCGAGGATTACGATactgatgaagaaattgaaagagAAGAATATTCAGCCTCAGATGTTGAAGATTCTGAAGAATCCGAGTctgaaattgatgaaagtTCAATAACAAATCCTGCTATTCAATACATTGAAGAACAGTTAGCAAGAATGAAGGTTGAACTACAACAGCTGAAGAAACAAGAATTGgataaaattagaaaagaaagaaggTTAGCTCGTGGTACCAAGAAACCAAGAGGTAAAAGAGGCAGAAATAAATCTAGAGGTTCTTCAGGAAGTAGAAGTGgcaaaaagaaatttaaaactgTCGTAACTTATgaaatgaaaaagattATCACGGAAAAGATTAATGATCTCTCACCATCGAAATTAGAAAAAGcagtaaatataattaaaaagtCAATGCCTGATTTAggtgaagatgatgaagttGAGTTAGATTTAGATACTTTGAGTAACAGCACGCTGTTGACATTGTACAATACTTTTTTTAGAGTATATGATACTACAAATAATGGATCTGCTCGTAATGCTGTTGGTTCTCCAATGTCACCTTCAAATGGTTTAGGTGGACATAGCAAAAAAAAGAGATCCAAGGCGCTTAGTGAAGAACAGCAAAGTAAACAGAttgaaaagattaaaagCAAACTTGCCATCCTAGATGGTGCATCACCATTAAGTCAGCAGAATTCGCCATTAAGCAACGGTAACGTCCAAACTGCTTACCTTTCAGgttcatcatcatcaggTGATGATGAAAGTAGTGAAAGTGAAGAAGAATAGCTCACTTGAATCTAATTTGTGTTGAACCCAATTTTagtttttgataaatatactTCAATGAGCTTCGTTGGATCTTATTATTGACTCGAATGGTATTAAGTCCAGAAACATCTTATCTCATGAGAAAGAAAGATGTAAATGAAAAGATCATAAGTATTAGTAATAATGAACAAGTCGATTTCCAAATGACTGTGTAACAAACAAATTGCACATGCTAAGAATTAATAGCAATAAGtattatatagatatatcCACTACAATTTTAGGATATTTGTAACATTAGAGATGAACATATGTAGTTTAAACCATAGTGGTCATCAAGATGACCAACGGAAACAatcataaaataaaaaaacaaaaatactTAAAAActaaattgaattaattaattcaaaaatataacgTATtctgatatatatatggaaATTGCTGGCCACTTTTTCTAATCTTCTCTagttcattttcatttttagaaaatatatatgcttattattaataaacctttattcaaaaaaaacaacacaTGAATTCCTATACAATTTACTATTTAGAGTCGTTCTTGtcaatcaaatattaaacttCACACCTCGTTACAGTTATTATAGTCAATAACTATATATTATAGATGCTTATTCATAACAGACACCAAAATGATTTTGAgctttcaaaatataactAGGTCGTTCAGTACGATTAACCGCGAATGAGATTTAGTAATTTTCagatttggaaaatattataaggTATCAATCATCAATTACaagttttataaaaaaataattgcTTGTAATCTAGTATTTTTAAACCTCGAAATTATCTTCTCAATAGTCTCAAACACGGAATTAATTACTGCTAATATATATCCTAAGCGGTCAAGGAAGTAAGAACCATGAAACTCAATCCTGATTCTTTGGAGGAGCTCTATAGTAGCTTACGCAACATAACTGGCGATGATGTGGAACtttttgaagataaaatcTCAAAATTTAGTACTAATGTTAATACTGATGAAGCtgtaaataaagaaataaagGACACATTTTTAGGCTTATCGAATGAATTGTCTTGGGGATTATTAGATGTAGTTCAAAGCGTTCCAAATATTAACTTTTTAGATGATATCAATAACGAAAAATCTGATTATGattataaacaatttttaaatgtaCCTTCTGTTTTAAACAGAACATCTTACAGATTTAAGAGGAAGGGTATTGATGgtaaaattaattcttataaagaagaagttaaTTTAGCCGAACTGGAAAATGCCAATGCCTCCAATTCTCTTTCATTAAAAAGATCTATTAATACTCATGGTAACTTAGTTAGAGGCTCGACTGCTCAATTGCCTTTTACACCCGGTGGATTAGTTATGGATGAAATGGAGAAAGTTGATACTGAAGTCTCAGCCTTGTCTAATAGTGTAAAATTACTTCATAAAGATGCTGATGGTCTATTTGATGTTCCTCAAGGTTTCCAAAGAGGTATTATTTGTTCAGAAAATAACTCCAACACTGAGGAAAATCTTTTtactaattttaaaaaaattgatatgATTGATAATGAAGTTGTTAATAGAAAAGAATTAGAGGAGAAGcaacaaaaaattgatgatgaaatCAACGAAAAAACAGAATTGGAAGTTTACAGAAAACCAACTGAACTGGCCAATACAGATATTGATGACATTTTACCTATGGGCATAGCTTTTGGTAGAATCAAGAAtagaaataataacttACTTCAGAAGAAGGAATGGGCTCACGTAATAGATCTTAATCACAGATTAGATAACTTCAGCGAATTAGTACCTAACCCAGCAAGAATATGGCCATTTGAGTTGGAtgtttttcaaaaagaagCTATTTATCACTTAGAACAAGGTGATTCTGTTTTTGTTGCTGCACATACATCTGCAGGGAAAACTGTTGTTGCAGAATATGCAATTGCTATGTCAAAGAGAAATATGActaaaacaatatatacatcGCCAATTAAAGCATTatcaaatcaaaaattcaGAGATTTTAAGGAAACTTTTGATGATGTTGAAATTGGTTTGATAACAGGTGATGTTCAAATCAATCCAGATGCTAATTGTTTAATTATGACAACAGAAATCTTAAGATCAATGTTATATAGAGGTGCTGATCTGATTAGAGATGTAgaatttgttattttcGATGAAGTTCATTATGTGAATGATCAAGATAGAGGTGTGGTTTGGGAAGAAGTCATTATTATGCTTCCACAGCatgttaaatttatattgttaTCTGCTACCGTCCCAAATACATACGAATTTGCCAATTGGATTGGTAGAACGAAGcaaaagaatatttacGTCATATCAACACCCAAAAGACCGGTCCCTCTTGAAATTAGTATCTGGACTAAAAATGTATTAGTACCTGTAATTAATCCAAAAAGAGAATTTTTagaatcaaattttaagaaacaTAAGAATCTTATTGAAGGCACTACTTCTGATAAAGTACAAAAGACTTTATCGCATAGTAAAGAAAATTCTACACGAGGAGGTGCCAGGGGAGGTGCCAGGGGAGTTTCTAGAGGAGGGACCAGAGGAAGTATGAGAGGAGGTTCGAGGGGAGCTGGCGCGATTGGTTCAAATAAGagtcaatttttcaaaaggAGTGGTCCAAATAAAAAGACATGGTCAGGaattattgattatttaagAGGTAAAGATTTATTACCAGCCGtcatttttgtatttagTAAGAAACGTTGTGAGGAATATGCTGATTGGTTAGATGCTGTGAGTTTTTGTTCAAATAAAGAGAAATCACAAATCCATATgttcattgaaaaatctaTTACACGTTTAAAGAAGGAGGATAGAGAATTACCtcagattttgaaaatcaGGTCACTTCTAGAAAGAGGTATTGCAGTTCATCACGGTGGGTTACTTCCCATCGTGAAggaattaattgaaatattgttttcCAAAGGGCTAATAAAAGTTTTATTCGCCACTGAAACATTTGCTATGGGTCTAAATTTACCAACTAGGACAGTTATATTCAGCGAGCTTCAAAAACATGATGTTAATGGTTTAAGAAGTTTAACCCCTGGTGAATTCACACAAATGGCTGGTAGAGCTGGTAGAAGAGGTTTGGATAAAATCGGTACTGTCATTGTGATGGCATACACAGAACCACTTAACCAATCAGTATTTAAAGAAGTAACCTTGGGTATTCCAACTAAGTTACAATCTCAGTTCAAGTTAACTTATAATATGATTCTTAACCTTTTAAGAATCGAAGCTTTTAAGGTTGAAGAAATGATTAAATACTCATTtggtgaaaatttaaaacaaacTTTACAACCAGAGCATGAAAAGCAAATTAAACAGCTAACCTCCGAATTACAGGATATTAAACAATCCTCTTGTAATACTTGTGCTGAAGATATTGATAAGTTTTTGGACCTTTCTATCAGTTTGAAAACTGTAACTTCCAacttatttgaagaattggGAAAGAGCGAAAAATCTTATACGGTTTTCAGAGTTGGTAGGTTAATTGTCTATAGAGATGGGGATGACAATGCCAAGCTAGGGTTTTTATACCGTACTAGTAAAGATAATGGTGTAGTTGTTTTAACTTTTACAAACCCACAAACTTCTCCAGATGGATCTGCAAATCACTTGCCTTACTTGGAAGGTAATAAAGAATTCAATTCTTCACATATCGGCAGATTTACATATTCCCCTTACATCTTAGAAAATATTGCATTTTCTCAGATCGAACTTGTCACAAAATACATTTTAAGAATATCTTTTactgatatatttaatgaagaaaaagaagcaTTAGAATTActtgataatgaaattagGACAATATTAAGAATATCTACAAAGTTAATGATATCATCCAATCAAAGCAGTGGTAGCGTAAAAGTGCACCAATTATTGTTAGAACAATCTAATATCacaaaacaaatattaacCTGTAAATGTATCAAATGTGCTAATTTTGCAAGTCATTATAAACCTAAGtatgataaatatttgattgaCTCTAAGATTAAGAACTTATACCATTTGATGAGTAACCAAAATCTAACGTTATTACCAGAATATGAAAATAGATTGAAAGTATTACACCGTACAGGTTTCATCGATCAGAACCAAAATGTTACATTGAAGGGCAGAGTTGCATGTGAAATCAATACTGGATTTGAATTAGTAATCACTGAATTAATTTTGGATAATTTCTTAGGTGATTTTGAACCTGAAGAGATTGTCTCATTACTATCTGCATTTATTTATGAAGGTAGAAGTAGAGACGAACCACCTCCAATTGTAACACCAAGACTAATAAAAGGTAAACAGAAGATTGAAGAAATCTACGGTCGTATGTTAGATATTTTTGCTGAAGAACAAATTACTATGACTAAAGAAGAGAGTGAATTCTTAGAGATGAAGAGATTTGGCCTAATCAATGTTATCTACGAATGGGCTCGTGGGTTATCtttcaaagaaattatGGAGATTAGTATTGAGCAAGAAGGTACTGTTGTCAGAGTAATCACCAGATTAGATGAAATTTGTAGACAAGTGAAGACTGCAGCAATCATCATTGGTAACTCAGGTTTGCATTCAAAGATGTCACAAGCACAAGAATTAATCAAAAGAGATATCGTGTTTGCTGCTAGTTTGTATTTATAAGATGCTAATTTTTAANatatatatatatatatgtatatgtagAATGTGTGTATATATGCATGAACTACTAATAAAGTCTGTATAtctttgataatatttctgTTCTCACGAATTTTGCCATAATAGTTGTGTCATTTTGTAATGAGAGATAACCGATTATTTTATACAAAGTCTTTAAATCGTGGATCCTTTTAATTCTTAATGGTATTCTATTATCAGGCAATGGCAAATTTGAtatgttatttaattttcttgAATCTAAGAATTTTAACagcatttttttttgatctAATGATGAtacttttttaattatatttaaatgtatATTGATTAAACGATACCCCAATTCTTCATAATTGTTGTTTCCCTTACTATTATCGGAGACATAAAGACAATTTATCAGTGAAGCTTCATTGAAGGTTATTAAATTGTTGAGAAAATTTAAACGAAgtttaattgattcaatCTTAACCAAATCTGACGCCTTGTTTCTCATCAgcttatatttattattggaATTTTTAGGTAGTTGAACATtttgttgaaattttaaacgTGAATCAattatcaatgaattaatattaatttttgttggAATTCTTTGTATCATTGAAATAGGAGAAAAAGATGGAGACACCATAGtaaaagatttattaatgtaTTTCCTTAGCGATAACAGAATGCACTGTAACTTAATATCAGAATGATAATTAAGGGGTTTCTGTATAACCAACGGTTTTGATATattggaaaaaaattggaGATACAACACAAATTACTTTTTTATAATCAAGGGAAGCCTTTGAAAAGATGGTCGCACCATTCAGTAATCACTAATCTTAGTTCTATCAGCGGCTAATTCTGCTTATACAGCGCACAATATCTCTATATTAACATCCtcttatattattaatgtaaaaataattataatttaaaaatttttttgccttcaactattttattttcttttaattctaAGAAACCTCGTTGAATCGAATAATAAAAAGCAATCTAAGACAACTTGCATATATAATAAGCTAATATGTAGAGATGTGTTTGTGAATGAAATGTTCAGGGTTGAATGTGAAAtgtttattgtttatttgtttttttgctgaatattaatataaatagaataattatattacataaaaagaaatgttTTTCCCCTTGAAGTAACAGTCAGTAGaagtaataaaagaatGAGTTAGGGAGCTGCTCATGGAGCTATAAGAATTGGTCGAAAAAGCAATTCACCATGGCCATTGCGGGCATAATGGAGGTTAACCTTTTGAACCTATTCCTTAGCAGCTGCTAGTTTTGCGTAATATGCTTCTCTTTTATTAATCAATACCTTGTGGTAACCCCACCACCAATATGAGGCCATTAAGCCTCCTAAACTGAATCCAATAGTGATGTCTAATATGATTCTTCTCTTTAAAGTACCGGTGATTGCAGAGATAGCCATCTTATGAaaatgtatatgtatatgtgaATAAGCGAGTCCTTGTGTGTGTGtctatatatgtataaCCTGGTCGGATCGAGTTACCTTACAAAAAAAGNTAAtgtatatgcatatatatatatatatatatatatatatatatatctgaaACCCGTACCAATCGGAAAATAAACCTCttaatagatatatatatatataagacgcttataatatgaatataacCAACAACAGAAAACTAAAAAGTACCACTGGTTGTAGCATCACGGATATGGCAATGCGATATGTACAGCTTATTCACCCAGATTAGGATATTCAATCTTCTCGAATTAGATACGAGCAGTTGCTGTCCACATATCGTCGGGTTACTCGGGTTCGTTGGCGTTTGGTGTCAACCAATCATATCTGATTTCTTTCTCCACCACACAACAGTTCCCGCAGTCACACCGTGTGGTTGCCAACATAACAAATGAACTCTCCCGCGTCCGTCTGTGTGTCTCGTGTCTTCTCGTTCGCGCGCTGTTTCCTTCTTTCCAGATCTCTTCTACCGCAGCATCCCTCCCGTCTCCCCCGAGCAGCGCTCGCAGTCTGGCAGGAAGTATCGGATCTCAAAAACTCTCTTTCAGTTGtcgttgttgttgttgtggTTGCTCGTAATTGGGTGAGGTTGCCCGGAACTGTGTATTGGTTCCACTTTAGATATATGTATCTCTTCTTctctattgaaaagaaatttcattaCTTTTACAACACcattcatatatatttagctatatatatatatttgcaTGCATGCTTTGTAATTACATCTTAATTATCTTTTCTAATGCTTTGAGGTTCGTAACGACAAAACATATACACACTCACACATTCAAGAATATTGCTTTATCATGATTAACCAGTTGGTAAGATTAAACGGTAGGAGATACTTTTCCCAATCTTTGAAATCAAATGTTCATTTCAAAGATGGTGTTTATACAAACTTACCTTTCAAAGTCAAGGACAGAAAGACTCCTTATGCTTTGACTCATTTCGCCTTCTTCGGTCTTGGTTTCGCTGTTCCTTTCCTTATTACTTATgctcaattgaaaaaatcaGGTACTATTTAAATAAGTCATTTAGTCTCACGAAACCCGTTCCCAGCCACGTTTGATACTCATCTGTCGTGCTATCTCTCATATATTCTCTacacttatatatatccaacatatatacataaaataaatgcAAAGTTTGTATACATACCTTTCTACTCCAAAATGTACATTGTTGTTGTATATAGTGTATGTATGtgacattattaatttcgTTACCCTGGCTGCGCTTTGGAATATAGTGAAATTTCACCGTATTTAATTATGCGACTCATTTCCACTATCAATGAATAGTTTAGTCATTCAATCAGGATGGAGCCTTGTCATTATAAATGCACTCACATTCACATatacatacacacacatatatatcaaCGCATTTGCATTTTCAAACTGATCTATAGAGTTCCACATCGAAGAATAATCGCAATCGGCCTCATAGCAAGAAAAGGAATATGTTTCACTCTCAATCAAGCAAGAGATTATTCTCGACCTCCAGACAAGTTTTACAAGCtgttcaaaagaaaattaatgTCAAAACTCCAGTTGTTGAACTAGACGGTGATGAAATGACAAGAATCATTTGGgataaaattaaacagAAATTGATTCTACCTTATTTGAATGTggatttgaaatattatgatttGTCAGTGACTAATAGGGACGCTACAAATGATCAAATTACAATTGATTCTGCTGAAGccattaaaaaatatggtGTTGGTATAAAGTGTGCTACAATCACCCCCGATGAGGGAAGAGTTAAGGAGTtcaatttgaagaaaatgtGGAAATCACCAAATGGTACTATTAGAAATATCTTAGGTGGCACGGTCTTCAGGGAACCAATTGTTATCCCAAGAATCCCAAGATTAGTGAAAAATTGGGAAAAACCAATTATTATTGGTAGACACGCCCATGCTGACCAATATAAAGCTACTGATACTTTGATTCCTGGTCCAGGCACTTTGGAATTGGTGTACAAGTCAAAGGATAATGATCCTTCAAAAACTCAAGTCTTAAACGTATACGATTATAAGAGTTCAGGTGTTGCATTGGCCATGTACAATACCGATGAATCAATTACTGGTTTTGCTCATTCTTCATTCAAGTTGGCCATCGATAAAAAACTGGATTTATTCTTATCAACGAAGAATActattttgaagaaatatgATGGCAGATTTAAGGACGTCTTCCAAGAGGTATTCGATTCAACTTATAAGGACAAATTCGAAGCTTTGAACATCAAATATGAACATCGTTTAATCGATGATATGGTTGCTCAAATGATTAAATCAAAAGGCGGCTACATTATGgctttgaaaaattacGATGGTGATGTTCAAAGTGATATCGTCGCTCAAGGTTTTGGTTCGTTAGGTTTAATGACTTCCATCTTAGTTACTCCAGATGGTAAGACTTTTGAAAGTGAAGCCGCTCACGGTACAGTTACTAGACATTACAGACAACACCAACAAGGCAAACAAACCTCAACCAATTCGATTGCATCTATTTTTGCTTGGTCAAGAGGTTTGGCTAAGAGAGGTGAATTAGATAATACTCCAGACGTTATGAAATTTGCTCAAACGCTTGAAAAGGCTACTTTAGATACTGTTCAAGAAGATGGAATCATGACAAAGGATTTAGCATTAGCCTGTGGAAACCTTAACCCGGACGCTTATGTTAACACTGCCGAATTCTTAAATGCAGTTGATAAGAGATTACAAGAAACTATGAAATCAGTTGACTAAATTAACCACTACACTTGATTCTACTCTATGACAAACTTTAAGTTTTCAATGATATAGTGTATGTATTCAaaagtttttaatttaaaatattcttataGTAAGCTTTAGgttttttaattaactTAACTATACTTGTTTTAAAGTTTATTTACAGATGCATaactaaataataattacatGAAAGTATTACCATGTACTACTACCTTCGTTTCCCTTATTGGCCTCTTTTTTGACACCTTTAACCGCTTTCCACAATACATCAAAATCCTCAACAGTTAAGGCTCCACTACCCATCCATCgtatctttaaattttgatcaACCAATAATGAATATCCTGTATATGgattatttatatgtaaATTTTCTCTAAGAATAAAAGGCAGTTGATCTCTATTACATATAAAATAAGTATCCTTAAGAAAAGATGGAATTAGGCTTCTAAGTGAACGCATTgcaaataatttgaatatcaaCATTTTAGCCTTGGAGtcaatcaaatttatttgaacGATCTGCACATCTTTTGGTAAACTTTCGAAATCTTTGTTTAGATAATCTATATTTCTACGCTCATTTTTCAAACTAGTGTCAGCCAATTCATTTGCGGTcttattagaaaataaattcactATACTGATTTTGTCTTTCAACttatcttcaatatttatttctttacTACCTCTCCCACTAAGAGGCTCTCCCTTTAAATGTGGAAAATATAGTGCCTTATCTGCTCTCCAGTAGGATTTTGGTGGTTCAAACAATCTACCATTAGTCTTACGAAATACGGACATATGGTGCATTGACGTTTTGTTAAACTCAATACCAAGTTCTCCGGATCGTTTATcagttttttctttatcaaataaatctttaaatgaatttcCTGCTGAATACTTTGTATCAGAAGTAGGTGGAGTGGTTAAACCAACTGGTCTAACTAATGGTTTGACTGCATGTGGTTCAGGTGTTGCATTGAGAACAAATTTAGTAAACTTTCCAACTGACAGTCTTTGTGATTGCGTTAAGgttcttttaaaaacagaaaaataattcatttctATTGTTCTCAGGTACCAATTCAAACGAATAATCAAAAGTACTAACGTAACAGCATGTAATTCAATTTGCTTATATAAACTTATCAACTTGCCTTTATGTAAGAGTGATGGTGAAATATCTCTAATGGAATTCTAGAATTTATCCATCGTCGTTAtgtttgatttttcaacatCAAAGATATCGGTTATGATTAAAAAAGATGGAAAAGAAGGAACCTTATTTTTTTACTTAGCCTTAAGAAAgttgataaataatttgacACATTTTACACTCTAAAACCTATGCATCTCCAGAAGGTATAATACTTGAACAGTATTTATCAACTACAAGAAATCAATAACAAGTTGGTTATCGAGTAATAGGTAAATATATAACTGTATTTGCATATAAATAATGGCAGATATAAAGCTAATCATCGATCCaccaattaataatgaGTATTTTAGCAATGAGGACCTTATCTCTGGAACAATTATACTAGATATTAAGAAGTCACTATCAATCAAGAAAATCAATGTAAAGTTAAAGGGTTATGTTGAAACTTTAACTAAAATGAGTGGAGATTATTTTCATGGTCAAGGTGGTTTAATGACACCTGTTCAAGATAATAGATCAATACATGGTATAATCGATATAGACCAAAGAGTTTTTCCACCTGATAATGTGTGGGATGCATTGGATGGTAATGTGAAACCATTTAAAGTTAAACCTGGCTCATATGACTACCGTTTTCAATTTCCCAAATTACCCAAAAGACCAAGTTGCATCCAGCATcatatatatgatattaattgttttgtAAAAAAGAGTGAAACTAGATTACCTCCTAGTTTTAATTATGAGTGGCAAGA
The sequence above is drawn from the Tetrapisispora phaffii CBS 4417 chromosome 2, complete genome genome and encodes:
- the IDP1 gene encoding isocitrate dehydrogenase (NADP(+)) IDP1 (similar to Saccharomyces cerevisiae IDP1 (YDL066W); ancestral locus Anc_4.254); protein product: MFHSQSSKRLFSTSRQVLQAVQKKINVKTPVVELDGDEMTRIIWDKIKQKLILPYLNVDLKYYDLSVTNRDATNDQITIDSAEAIKKYGVGIKCATITPDEGRVKEFNLKKMWKSPNGTIRNILGGTVFREPIVIPRIPRLVKNWEKPIIIGRHAHADQYKATDTLIPGPGTLELVYKSKDNDPSKTQVLNVYDYKSSGVALAMYNTDESITGFAHSSFKLAIDKKLDLFLSTKNTILKKYDGRFKDVFQEVFDSTYKDKFEALNIKYEHRLIDDMVAQMIKSKGGYIMALKNYDGDVQSDIVAQGFGSLGLMTSILVTPDGKTFESEAAHGTVTRHYRQHQQGKQTSTNSIASIFAWSRGLAKRGELDNTPDVMKFAQTLEKATLDTVQEDGIMTKDLALACGNLNPDAYVNTAEFLNAVDKRLQETMKSVD
- the ATP10 gene encoding Atp10p (similar to Saccharomyces cerevisiae ATP10 (YLR393W); ancestral locus Anc_4.253) — its product is MNYFSVFKRTLTQSQRLSVGKFTKFVLNATPEPHAVKPLVRPVGLTTPPTSDTKYSAGNSFKDLFDKEKTDKRSGELGIEFNKTSMHHMSVFRKTNGRLFEPPKSYWRADKALYFPHLKGEPLSGRGSKEINIEDKLKDKISIVNLFSNKTANELADTSLKNERRNIDYLNKDFESLPKDVQIVQINLIDSKAKMLIFKLFAMRSLRSLIPSFLKDTYFICNRDQLPFILRENLHINNPYTGYSLLVDQNLKIRWMGSGALTVEDFDVLWKAVKGVKKEANKGNEGSSTW